In Rhodothermales bacterium, the following proteins share a genomic window:
- a CDS encoding GreA/GreB family elongation factor: protein MNDQTIYLTDEDHLRLTTLLSRMKKEGGWSPAYACGLRRKLECAVVVPSEDIPYHVITMHSQFRLQDLDTGAAKEYTLVYPHEADFHEGKLSILAPVGTALLGSQDLDVVEVAVPAGNKRFRVGAVFYQPEAAEAYRVKADSLIRGSRRAERQSRGYSERRIRSGLSEA, encoded by the coding sequence ATGAACGACCAGACGATCTACCTCACCGACGAAGACCACCTCCGCCTGACCACGTTGCTCTCCCGGATGAAAAAGGAGGGCGGCTGGAGCCCTGCGTACGCCTGCGGTCTACGGAGGAAGCTGGAGTGCGCCGTCGTGGTGCCCTCCGAGGACATCCCCTACCACGTGATCACCATGCACTCCCAGTTCCGCTTGCAGGACCTCGACACGGGGGCGGCGAAGGAGTACACGCTCGTCTACCCCCACGAAGCGGACTTCCACGAGGGCAAGCTGTCGATTCTGGCTCCGGTCGGCACCGCGCTCCTCGGCTCCCAGGACCTCGACGTCGTCGAAGTCGCGGTGCCGGCGGGGAATAAGCGCTTCCGCGTGGGTGCCGTCTTCTACCAGCCGGAGGCCGCCGAAGCCTACCGGGTCAAGGCGGACAGCCTGATCCGGGGCTCCCGACGGGCGGAGCGGCAGTCGCGGGGCTATTCCGAACGCCGCATCCGTAGCGGCCTCTCGGAAGCATAA
- a CDS encoding acyl-CoA dehydrogenase, translating to MPDSASPVADLTYGVASILPFLYIAWADGLLTPSQIDEIRTRVEAADWLSEADKATLSGWLDPQNPPSASAYYRWIRTIKEAARHIPDAAGKSLAELGAEMANLTGVSDATYTTPQARQALAEIEAALGIVGHEAVRELVEDRPVAEGDGLPAEPSLDDAGLDVAALRSVLGGAREALRDRVRTLLRDPVFAHPDEPLGKEAYRELVLRWTVHLAEQGIGAVAYPEYAGGEDDVEAFIAAFETISYHDLSLAVKFGVQFGLFGGSINQLGSERHRRQYLPRVATLDLPGCFAMTEKGHGSNVRDLQTTATFDPGMDEFVVDTPTDADHKEWIGNAAAHGRMATVFAQLVLGEQRHGVHAFLVPIRSEDGAVLPGVRIEDSGYKLGLNGIDNGRIWFDHVRIPRENLLDRFAQVSPEGEYTSAIPSSSKRFFTMLGTLVGGRIAVASGGVSAAKSALTIAVRYGARRRQFGPKDKPEVAILDYLSHQRRLLPRVAAAYGLTFALHDLARRFQATAERADLRAIETEAAALKAYATRFATDAIQESREACGGEGYRYANRLARFRADADIFTTFEGDNTVLMLQVAKSLLAGYQQEFEGLDFFGLLGKLGERVSVRIGEPNPVERRKTSAAHLLDPAMHAGLFEARERDLLISAARRLKGRIDGGQDSFDAFVEVQDHLLTLAQAHAERLVLERFQAAVGSVEDEALRAHLDRLAALYALERLETHHGWFLAQHYIDAPKSNAIRAEVNALLGQIRPVAVSLVDAFGIPGETLAAPIALG from the coding sequence GTGCCCGACTCCGCCTCGCCCGTCGCCGACCTCACATACGGGGTCGCGAGCATCCTCCCGTTCCTCTACATCGCCTGGGCCGACGGGCTCCTGACGCCCTCCCAGATCGACGAGATCCGCACCCGCGTCGAGGCCGCCGACTGGCTGAGTGAGGCCGACAAGGCGACGCTCAGCGGGTGGCTCGACCCCCAGAACCCTCCGAGCGCGAGCGCCTACTACCGCTGGATCCGCACGATCAAAGAGGCGGCGCGTCACATCCCCGACGCCGCCGGCAAGAGCCTCGCCGAGTTGGGGGCCGAGATGGCGAACCTCACGGGCGTGAGCGACGCGACATACACGACGCCGCAGGCGCGCCAGGCCCTCGCCGAGATCGAGGCGGCCCTCGGCATCGTCGGCCACGAGGCCGTCCGTGAGCTCGTCGAGGATCGGCCCGTCGCTGAGGGCGATGGGCTTCCGGCCGAACCCTCCCTCGACGACGCTGGGCTCGATGTCGCCGCCCTACGGTCGGTTCTCGGCGGCGCGCGCGAGGCGCTGCGCGACCGCGTCCGCACGCTCCTCCGCGACCCCGTCTTTGCTCACCCCGACGAGCCCCTCGGCAAGGAGGCTTACCGCGAGCTTGTCCTCCGCTGGACCGTGCACCTCGCCGAGCAGGGAATCGGCGCGGTCGCCTACCCTGAGTACGCTGGCGGTGAGGACGACGTCGAGGCCTTCATCGCCGCCTTCGAGACGATCTCGTACCACGACCTCAGCCTGGCCGTGAAGTTCGGCGTCCAGTTCGGTCTCTTCGGTGGGAGCATCAACCAACTCGGCTCCGAGCGCCACCGCCGCCAGTACCTCCCGCGCGTGGCGACGCTCGATCTCCCCGGCTGTTTTGCGATGACCGAGAAGGGCCACGGCTCGAACGTCCGCGACCTCCAGACGACCGCCACGTTCGACCCCGGAATGGACGAGTTCGTCGTCGACACACCGACCGACGCTGACCACAAGGAGTGGATCGGGAACGCCGCCGCGCACGGGCGGATGGCGACGGTCTTCGCCCAGCTCGTCCTGGGCGAGCAGCGCCACGGCGTCCACGCCTTCCTCGTTCCGATCCGCAGCGAGGACGGCGCGGTGCTCCCCGGCGTCCGCATCGAGGACAGCGGCTACAAACTCGGCCTCAACGGCATCGACAACGGGCGGATCTGGTTCGACCACGTCCGCATCCCGCGCGAGAACCTCCTCGACCGGTTCGCCCAAGTGAGCCCGGAGGGCGAGTACACGTCGGCGATCCCGTCCTCGTCGAAGCGGTTCTTCACGATGCTCGGGACGCTCGTCGGCGGGCGGATCGCGGTGGCGTCCGGCGGGGTGAGTGCGGCCAAGAGCGCCCTCACGATCGCCGTCCGCTATGGCGCGCGACGACGCCAGTTCGGACCGAAGGACAAACCCGAGGTGGCGATCCTGGACTACCTCAGCCACCAGCGCCGCCTCCTCCCGCGCGTGGCAGCGGCCTACGGCCTCACGTTCGCCCTCCACGACCTCGCACGGCGATTCCAGGCGACGGCTGAGAGGGCGGACCTCCGCGCGATCGAGACCGAGGCCGCCGCGCTCAAGGCGTATGCGACGCGGTTCGCGACCGACGCCATCCAGGAGAGCCGCGAGGCCTGCGGCGGCGAGGGCTACCGCTACGCCAACCGCCTCGCCCGCTTCCGCGCCGACGCCGACATCTTCACGACGTTCGAGGGCGACAACACGGTCCTCATGCTCCAGGTCGCCAAGAGCCTCCTCGCCGGGTACCAGCAGGAGTTCGAGGGGCTCGACTTCTTCGGCCTCCTCGGCAAGCTCGGCGAGCGCGTCAGCGTCCGCATCGGCGAACCGAACCCGGTCGAGCGGCGGAAGACGAGCGCGGCCCACCTCCTCGACCCGGCCATGCACGCCGGCCTCTTCGAGGCGCGCGAGCGCGACCTCCTCATCTCGGCCGCCCGCCGCCTCAAGGGCCGCATCGACGGCGGTCAGGACTCGTTCGACGCGTTCGTCGAGGTGCAGGACCACCTCCTCACGCTCGCACAGGCGCACGCCGAGCGGCTCGTGCTGGAGCGCTTCCAGGCCGCCGTCGGCAGCGTCGAGGACGAGGCCCTGCGGGCGCACCTCGACCGCCTCGCGGCGCTCTACGCGCTCGAACGGCTGGAGACGCACCACGGCTGGTTCCTCGCGCAGCATTACATCGACGCCCCGAAGTCGAACGCGATCCGGGCCGAGGTGAACGCGCTCCTCGGGCAGATCCGGCCCGTCGCTGTCAGCCTCGTCGACGCCTTCGGAATCCCCGGCGAGACCCTCGCCGCGCCCATAGCCCTCGGCTGA
- a CDS encoding heavy metal translocating P-type ATPase — translation MPESLRLDLPVLLPDVPDVRDACVARLTDALTATAGVESAHVLPAEDGEPARVCIHYDPGAVALPRIRRIAERTGALITGRYRHVLWEVDGLSHQRRARTVAERLKQAPGVVEAEANATGPIRIEFDREATDESALRRLLGELGVTITAPEPAEQTALVEADAHAGHDHGPGDDHGNAKGGGAHDHDHGGIFGERTEVIFAVLSGVCVALGWTLGTFTGIVAWVPLALFIGAYFFGGWFTVREAWDSIRAGRFEIDFLMLVAAAGAAALGEWFEGGLLLFLFSIGHALEGYAMGRARKAIEALAELAPETAVVRRDGAEQEVPVEDLAVGDTIVVKTNERLPADGFVVKGTSAVNQAPVTGESVPVDKRPVDDTEAALSDPQALDAAHRVFAGTINGSGALDVVVTKTSAESTLARVVQLVTEAETEQSPTQRFTDRFERVFVPAVLGLVVLLLFAWVVVDETFAESFYRAMAVLVAASPCALAIATPSAVLSGVARAGRGGVLVKGGGPLENLGQLTAIAFDKTGTLTEGAPRVTDVVPAEGATESELLTTAVAVERLSDHPLAKAVVRHGEAEGVAPAEAHDLQSITGRGIRADLGGEAVFIGKDDLFAEVPGPPLPDAVRQTVERLEIEGRTTMIVRRGDRYLGVVGLMDTPRAAAKETIARLREIGIKRMVMISGDNQRVADAVARAVGLDEARGDLMPDDKVETIKALSRESKVAMVGDGVNDAPAMANATVGIAMGAAGSDVALETADVALMADDLRHLPFAVGLSRKTRGIIRQNLWMSLGMVAFLVPATIFGLGIGPAVALHEGSTLIVVFNALRLLAYRDA, via the coding sequence ATGCCTGAATCTCTACGCCTCGACCTCCCCGTTCTGCTCCCGGATGTGCCCGATGTCCGAGATGCCTGCGTGGCCCGCCTCACCGATGCCCTCACGGCCACGGCGGGCGTCGAGAGTGCCCACGTCCTCCCGGCTGAAGACGGCGAGCCCGCCCGTGTCTGCATCCACTACGACCCCGGCGCCGTCGCCCTCCCCCGCATCCGCCGCATCGCCGAGCGCACCGGCGCTCTCATCACCGGCCGCTACCGCCACGTACTGTGGGAAGTCGACGGGCTGAGCCATCAGCGCCGCGCCCGGACCGTGGCCGAGCGGCTGAAGCAGGCCCCCGGCGTCGTCGAAGCGGAGGCAAATGCGACGGGGCCGATCCGCATCGAGTTCGACCGCGAGGCGACCGACGAGTCAGCGCTCCGCCGCCTGCTCGGTGAACTCGGCGTGACGATCACGGCACCTGAACCCGCTGAACAGACCGCGCTTGTCGAGGCCGATGCCCATGCGGGCCACGACCACGGGCCGGGCGACGATCACGGGAACGCTAAGGGCGGAGGGGCGCACGACCACGATCACGGCGGCATCTTCGGCGAGCGGACCGAGGTGATCTTCGCCGTGCTCTCCGGCGTCTGCGTGGCGCTCGGCTGGACGCTCGGCACGTTCACCGGGATCGTTGCGTGGGTCCCGCTCGCGCTATTCATCGGGGCGTATTTCTTCGGCGGGTGGTTCACGGTGCGCGAGGCGTGGGACTCGATTCGGGCCGGGCGGTTCGAGATCGACTTCCTGATGCTCGTCGCCGCCGCCGGGGCCGCCGCGCTCGGCGAGTGGTTCGAGGGAGGGCTGCTCCTCTTCCTCTTCTCCATCGGCCACGCGCTCGAAGGCTACGCGATGGGCCGCGCGCGGAAGGCCATCGAAGCCCTCGCCGAACTCGCCCCAGAGACGGCGGTCGTGCGCCGCGACGGCGCGGAGCAGGAGGTGCCCGTCGAGGACCTCGCCGTTGGCGACACCATCGTCGTGAAAACGAATGAACGGCTCCCTGCCGATGGGTTCGTGGTCAAAGGCACGAGCGCGGTGAACCAGGCTCCCGTGACGGGCGAGAGCGTCCCCGTCGACAAGCGGCCCGTCGATGACACGGAAGCGGCCCTCTCCGATCCGCAAGCGCTCGACGCCGCGCACCGTGTCTTCGCAGGCACCATCAACGGGAGCGGCGCCCTCGACGTCGTCGTGACGAAGACCTCGGCCGAGTCCACGCTCGCGCGCGTCGTTCAACTCGTAACCGAAGCCGAGACCGAACAGTCGCCGACACAGCGCTTCACGGACCGGTTCGAGCGCGTCTTCGTGCCCGCCGTGCTCGGCCTCGTCGTCCTGCTCCTCTTCGCGTGGGTCGTCGTAGACGAGACCTTCGCAGAGAGTTTCTACCGGGCGATGGCGGTGCTCGTGGCCGCTAGCCCGTGCGCCCTCGCGATTGCGACGCCGAGCGCCGTGCTCTCGGGCGTGGCGCGGGCCGGGCGCGGCGGCGTCCTCGTCAAAGGCGGCGGGCCGCTCGAAAACCTCGGCCAGCTCACGGCGATTGCCTTCGACAAAACGGGGACGCTGACCGAGGGCGCGCCGCGCGTGACGGACGTGGTGCCCGCCGAGGGCGCGACCGAATCCGAGCTGCTCACGACCGCCGTCGCCGTCGAGCGGCTGAGCGACCACCCGCTCGCGAAAGCGGTGGTGCGCCACGGCGAGGCCGAGGGCGTCGCGCCCGCCGAGGCGCACGACCTCCAGAGCATCACCGGGCGCGGCATCCGCGCTGACCTCGGCGGCGAGGCCGTGTTCATCGGCAAAGACGACCTCTTCGCTGAGGTCCCTGGTCCGCCGCTTCCCGATGCCGTGCGGCAGACCGTCGAGCGCCTGGAAATCGAGGGCCGGACGACGATGATTGTCCGCCGGGGCGACCGCTACCTCGGCGTGGTCGGGCTGATGGATACGCCGCGCGCGGCGGCGAAGGAGACCATTGCCCGACTCCGCGAGATCGGCATTAAGCGGATGGTGATGATCTCTGGCGACAACCAGCGCGTGGCCGACGCCGTCGCCCGTGCCGTCGGGCTCGACGAGGCGCGCGGCGACCTCATGCCCGACGACAAGGTCGAGACGATCAAGGCGCTCAGCCGGGAGTCGAAGGTCGCGATGGTCGGCGATGGCGTCAACGACGCGCCCGCGATGGCGAATGCGACAGTTGGCATCGCGATGGGCGCGGCCGGAAGTGACGTGGCGCTGGAAACGGCCGACGTGGCGCTCATGGCCGACGACCTCCGCCACCTCCCCTTCGCCGTCGGGCTCAGCCGGAAGACGCGGGGCATCATCCGGCAGAACCTGTGGATGAGCCTCGGCATGGTGGCGTTCCTCGTCCCCGCGACCATCTTTGGGCTCGGCATCGGGCCGGCCGTCGCGCTCCACGAAGGGAGCACGCTCATCGTCGTCTTCAACGCGCTCCGTCTCCTGGCCTACCGTGATGCGTAG
- a CDS encoding Glu/Leu/Phe/Val dehydrogenase: MPSSTQTAPPKHSEELRPEELNPFVIAQQQFSTAVRYLPELDSGLVEFLIRPERVITVEFPIEKDDGTVQNFVGHRVLHNRVRGPGKGGVRYHPSVNADEVRALAAWMTWKCAVVDVPFGGAKGGVECDPTELTEGDLRRITRRYVSQLGDNIGPFVDIPAPDVNTNARTMAWIYDTYAMMHPGENNLPVVTGKPLDIGGSRGRAEATGRGVLFACEQALRRGLVKGLDSVDGAAVVVQGFGNVGASAAKLFAEAGARVIAISDVSGGIYNWDGIDVEAALAQRDRTGFVEGLSNTEPISNEALLAMECDVLIPAALENQIRADNAHRIRARLIVEGANGPTTPAADRALFERGIPVLPDILCNAGGVTVSYYEWVQNHENEQWEEEVVNQKLLGKMNRATDAVVDTQRRINGDLERIERFRSERGLNGQSLGPVDLRTAAYILAIGRVADVALQRGIWP; this comes from the coding sequence ATGCCTTCCTCGACCCAGACCGCTCCCCCCAAACACTCCGAGGAGCTCCGTCCTGAGGAGCTCAACCCCTTCGTCATCGCGCAGCAGCAGTTCAGCACGGCCGTGCGGTACCTGCCGGAGCTGGACTCCGGCCTCGTCGAGTTCCTCATCCGCCCCGAGCGTGTGATCACCGTCGAGTTCCCCATCGAGAAGGACGACGGGACGGTCCAGAACTTCGTCGGCCACCGCGTGCTCCACAACCGCGTGCGCGGCCCTGGCAAGGGCGGTGTCCGCTATCACCCCAGCGTCAACGCCGACGAGGTCCGCGCCCTCGCCGCGTGGATGACGTGGAAGTGCGCCGTCGTCGACGTCCCCTTCGGCGGAGCCAAAGGCGGCGTCGAGTGCGACCCCACCGAGCTCACCGAGGGCGACCTCCGCCGCATCACGCGCCGGTACGTCTCCCAGCTCGGCGACAACATCGGGCCGTTCGTCGACATCCCGGCCCCGGACGTGAACACGAACGCGCGGACGATGGCGTGGATCTACGACACCTACGCCATGATGCACCCGGGCGAGAACAACCTCCCCGTGGTGACGGGCAAGCCGCTCGACATCGGAGGTTCGCGCGGGCGCGCCGAGGCGACGGGCCGCGGGGTCCTCTTCGCCTGCGAGCAGGCCCTCCGCCGCGGCCTCGTCAAGGGGCTGGACTCGGTGGACGGCGCGGCCGTCGTGGTCCAGGGCTTCGGGAACGTCGGGGCGAGTGCAGCCAAGCTCTTCGCCGAGGCCGGTGCCCGCGTCATCGCCATCAGCGACGTCTCGGGTGGCATCTACAACTGGGATGGGATCGACGTCGAGGCTGCCCTCGCGCAGCGCGACCGGACGGGCTTCGTCGAGGGCCTTAGTAATACCGAGCCGATTTCGAACGAGGCGCTTCTCGCGATGGAATGCGACGTACTGATCCCGGCCGCCCTCGAAAACCAGATCCGCGCCGACAACGCGCACCGGATTCGGGCGCGGCTGATCGTGGAGGGGGCGAACGGGCCCACGACGCCGGCCGCCGACCGCGCCCTCTTCGAGCGCGGCATCCCCGTGCTGCCGGACATCCTCTGCAACGCCGGCGGCGTGACGGTCTCCTACTACGAGTGGGTGCAGAACCACGAGAACGAGCAGTGGGAGGAGGAGGTCGTCAACCAGAAACTCCTCGGCAAGATGAACCGCGCCACCGACGCTGTAGTCGACACGCAGCGCCGCATCAACGGCGACCTGGAGCGGATCGAGCGGTTCCGCAGCGAGCGCGGCCTCAACGGGCAGTCGCTCGGGCCAGTAGACCTCCGCACGGCGGCGTACATCCTCGCCATCGGCCGCGTGGCCGACGTGGCGCTCCAGCGCGGTATCTGGCCGTAA
- a CDS encoding ferritin-like domain-containing protein — translation MTTDRQTLIDGLNDDLAHEYQAVLMYTSYAALVSGIHRPMLKGFFEMEIPEEL, via the coding sequence ATGACTACCGACAGGCAGACCCTCATCGACGGGCTCAACGACGACCTCGCCCACGAGTACCAGGCCGTCCTCATGTACACCTCCTACGCCGCCCTCGTCAGCGGCATCCACCGCCCCATGCTCAAGGGCTTCTTCGAGATGGAGATCCCCGAGGAGCTCG
- a CDS encoding LysR substrate-binding domain-containing protein yields the protein MTLLQLTYLLALDKHRHFRRAAESCFVTQPTLSTQIQKFEEELGVVLFDRTAHPIMPTRIGRQVVAQARSVVAEAERLEQLVQEAAGEMEGELRVGILSTLAPYLLPLVIAPFSRRYPGVALVFEELPADRIAAHIRRDLLDAGLVATAVTERGIAEVPLFEEPLVGYVAPGHRLYQRKTLRTEDLHRDDLWLMSPGNCFRDQTLELLRGSAQAEPPDAAEQNVVEFASGNLETLQRLVDRGHGMTLLPLLAVQVEGSHAPESVRPFQSPAPSRTVRLVHAETLVKRRPIEALAAEIVEAVAPILPEGSILYEP from the coding sequence ATGACGCTCCTCCAGCTCACCTACCTCCTCGCCCTCGACAAGCACCGCCACTTCCGGCGCGCGGCGGAGAGCTGCTTCGTGACCCAGCCCACGCTGAGCACGCAGATACAGAAGTTCGAAGAAGAACTCGGCGTCGTCCTCTTCGACCGCACCGCTCATCCGATCATGCCCACCCGGATCGGTCGGCAGGTCGTCGCCCAGGCGCGCTCGGTGGTGGCCGAAGCCGAGCGGCTCGAGCAGCTCGTGCAGGAGGCGGCTGGGGAGATGGAGGGGGAGCTGCGCGTCGGCATCCTCTCGACGCTCGCGCCGTACCTCCTCCCCCTCGTCATCGCCCCGTTCTCCCGCCGCTACCCCGGTGTCGCGCTCGTGTTCGAGGAGCTCCCGGCGGACCGGATCGCAGCACACATCCGGCGCGACCTGCTCGACGCCGGCCTCGTCGCCACGGCCGTCACGGAGCGGGGCATCGCAGAGGTCCCGCTCTTCGAGGAACCCCTCGTGGGGTACGTCGCCCCCGGACACCGGCTCTACCAGCGGAAGACCCTGCGCACGGAGGACCTCCACCGCGACGACCTCTGGCTTATGAGCCCCGGCAACTGCTTCCGCGATCAGACACTCGAGCTCCTCCGGGGCTCGGCGCAGGCGGAGCCGCCCGACGCGGCGGAGCAGAACGTGGTCGAGTTCGCGAGCGGGAACCTCGAAACGCTCCAGCGCCTCGTGGACCGGGGCCACGGGATGACGCTCCTGCCGCTGCTCGCCGTGCAGGTCGAAGGCTCGCACGCGCCGGAGTCGGTCCGCCCCTTCCAGAGTCCCGCGCCGAGCCGGACCGTCCGGCTCGTCCACGCCGAGACCCTCGTCAAGCGCCGTCCCATCGAAGCGCTCGCGGCCGAGATCGTCGAGGCCGTCGCGCCCATCCTGCCGGAGGGCTCCATCCTCTACGAACCATGA